The Anabas testudineus chromosome 5, fAnaTes1.2, whole genome shotgun sequence region AGCATAGGCCGTCACTGTGCCAGTGGCCTGGATGGTCACGTTGTTGGGTTTAAAGGTTACGATGGGAGTTTTCACCGTCTTCACAAGCAGTTTCATCATCAGGCCTGGGAAGAGCTTGGTTAACTGAAAATACACTGTGTTGGAGCTGACGAATCACAGAGGAAGATTGTGTCTCTTATAAAATCAGTGGAATGTGAGGTCACCTGTGGGATGAAGGCTCCAAATGTTTTGGTGTTGAGGCGCAAGGGGGAGCTTTGAGGGATCTTTTGTGacagacagagcaagagaaGCTGTAGTTCAGTCTAACGACATGAAATGAGATTCCGTAGATTAAAGAATTGGGCGTGGAGCTCACCATGTCATCAGTGACGTAGAGGCTGAGGGCTCCAGCTTTGTCGTAGACGAACGCTGCAGAGTTTGCGGTGAAGGCAGACATACCCATATATAGCATGTTGTTGACctgaggggggagagagaaggcTATTGGGGAGAATGGAGGCTCCTGATGCTTCCCGATGCTGTAAAATTCCCCCTACCAGAAAAAGAGGCgacagatgcagaaaaaaactATTACTTCTAACCACACAAACTGTTCAGATTGTGAAATGTGCATTGACAGATGAAGTCCACTTCTTTACCTTCAAGCTCAAGTCTATGGAGGACTTTGAAACTGTAGGCGACGACACCATTGAATATTCAATCTCTGCATACTTGTCCACCTGGGCTTCAACTGCAGTAAGGTAGAAAGTCAGTTCTGCATTTAGCATTTAGAAATATCTAAATGATCCATGTAAACAGGATGTTTTACCGTTGAGAGTTTTCAAATAAGGGTTCAAATCAGACACTGCATCAACCACCAGAGGGCAGATCTGTAACAATAAACTGACAAATAGCTAGACTGCAAGGGAAACATGTCACACAGTGATTATCTAACTGGAGAAGCCAGTTCACAGAAATGAATGCTGAGTGAATGCTTGGATGACTGTGAGTgccacttcaaattctttactgAAGTTCAACCTATAGGTAGAGTATATGccttaaaatgtactttaagtacAAGTAGTCTATtaggaaactttttttttccaagcagCATTTTTTACTACTACTGAACTCAATGCGTTTTGcagaaaatctaaaatgttcaggCCTTCAGTAAAAGTCCAAAGTAGCATCAGAATCTTCTCGAAGTATGAacagtaaaagtactcattatGCATACTGATATATGATGGAATTATAATCAGTAAAGGATTAATGTGTTCCAGCTGGTAAAGTTGGAACTGATTCACATATCTTTATATACTGATCCATAACATGACCTCATTATTTATTAGCtgattatattttctattaactaagtaactaaagctgtcagctactgtaaatgtagttttttcCCCCTGAATTGTAGTGGAGAGTAAGAGTAAAAGTTAAATGCAAGTATATcaaaattgtaattaattaagtaaatgtacttagttactttccagcTCATATAACAACAGGGACAACCCTGGTTGTTGGCTGGTTTCCTCTTACCTGTTTCTGTAGTGCACTACGCAAAGCCTTTTCTATGAATTTAGTGAAGAGATTGTAAAGCCAGCTGTAACAAACAACAGTCACATGAGTTAGAAAAGTTTCCCGTGCATCCAGCTTGACAAACTAAACTGGAAATTCACATTCCTATTCCAtcacattattttaaacaaacaacagaaacaggttCGCTCTACCTGGCTCCGCCATGGAATTTTATGCTCACACTGGCGATGCTGGCCCCACAGCTGACAGCACTGACCGCAGGTCGGCCCGTCCCATCACTCTTTATGGCGATAGTAATACTGATGGTGAGTCCATTCACATTGAGATCAAAAGAGCCACTGTCCTTGCTgttgagagagagggagagagaagtcagtgctgcagcagaaatatTACAGaatgcatttcatttcaaagaATAGTTCAAAGAAGAGATCTTGTCTCATTTACATGATTTTGAGGTACTTGACCCTCCAGTTTCCATGCAGACTGATGAAGGCATTGTTAATAGACAGTGTAATACCAGTTCCTGGTACCAGGCCCACTGCAGACTGTGGTAATCCCACTTTCACTATTTGCATACTGTAAGAAACAATGTCTGTTAATAAAGGCATTTAAAAATGGCTTAACCTTAAGAATACAACAGAATTGACAGGAACATTGCCTTACTTGGACAAGGTGTACTGCAC contains the following coding sequences:
- the LOC113153982 gene encoding bactericidal permeability-increasing protein-like isoform X1, whose product is MLIKTSVLWDLTTVKMSPCCWLALVALIPVTLGTNPGVEVRLTQTGLDYGRQLGIAAIQQKLKSIKIPDISGTQHVSPIGKVQYTLSNMQIVKVGLPQSAVGLVPGTGITLSINNAFISLHGNWRVKYLKIIKDSGSFDLNVNGLTISITIAIKSDGTGRPAVSAVSCGASIASVSIKFHGGASWLYNLFTKFIEKALRSALQKQICPLVVDAVSDLNPYLKTLNVEAQVDKYAEIEYSMVSSPTVSKSSIDLSLKGEFYSIGKHQEPPFSPIAFSLPPQVNNMLYMGMSAFTANSAAFVYDKAGALSLYVTDDMIPQSSPLRLNTKTFGAFIPQLTKLFPGLMMKLLVKTVKTPIVTFKPNNVTIQATGTVTAYAIQPNATLSPLFVLNLETSVSAQLFVSEMRLAGAVTLNKMSFTLGTSYVGQFQVGTLDNILQIVLKVVVIPKLNVQLAKGYPLPSIGKMKLVKTQLQVLKDYMLIGTDVQFTS
- the LOC113153982 gene encoding bactericidal permeability-increasing protein-like isoform X2: MSPCCWLALVALIPVTLGTNPGVEVRLTQTGLDYGRQLGIAAIQQKLKSIKIPDISGTQHVSPIGKVQYTLSNMQIVKVGLPQSAVGLVPGTGITLSINNAFISLHGNWRVKYLKIIKDSGSFDLNVNGLTISITIAIKSDGTGRPAVSAVSCGASIASVSIKFHGGASWLYNLFTKFIEKALRSALQKQICPLVVDAVSDLNPYLKTLNVEAQVDKYAEIEYSMVSSPTVSKSSIDLSLKGEFYSIGKHQEPPFSPIAFSLPPQVNNMLYMGMSAFTANSAAFVYDKAGALSLYVTDDMIPQSSPLRLNTKTFGAFIPQLTKLFPGLMMKLLVKTVKTPIVTFKPNNVTIQATGTVTAYAIQPNATLSPLFVLNLETSVSAQLFVSEMRLAGAVTLNKMSFTLGTSYVGQFQVGTLDNILQIVLKVVVIPKLNVQLAKGYPLPSIGKMKLVKTQLQVLKDYMLIGTDVQFTS